The Papio anubis isolate 15944 chromosome 1, Panubis1.0, whole genome shotgun sequence genome window below encodes:
- the RSPO1 gene encoding R-spondin-1: protein MRLGLCVVALVLSWTHLTIGSRGIKGKRQRRISAEGSQACAKGCELCSEVNGCLKCSPKLFILLERNDIRQVGVCLPSCPPGYFDARNPDMNKCIKCKIEHCEACFSHNFCTKCKEGLYLHKGRCYPACPEGSSAANGTMECSSPAQCEMSEWSPWGPCSKKKKLCGFRRGSEERTRRVLNAPGGDHAACSDTKETRRCTVRRVPCPEGQKRRKGGQGRRENANRNLARKESKEAGTGSRRRKGQQQQQQQQGTVGPLTSAGPA from the exons ATGCGGCTTGGGCTGTGCGTGGTGGCCCTGGTTCTGAGCTGGACGCACCTCACCATCGGCAGCCGGGGGATCAAGGGGAAAAGGCAGAGGCGGA TCAGTGCCGAGGGGAGCCAGGCCTGTGCCAAAGGCTGTGAGCTCTGCTCTGAAGTCAACGGCTGCCTCAAGTGCTCGCCCAAGCTGTTCATCCTGCTGGAGAGGAACGACATCCGCCAGGTGGGCGTCTGCTTGCCGTCCTGCCCACCTGGATACTTCGACGCCCGCAACCCCGACATGAACAAGTGCATCA AATGCAAGATCGAGCACTGTGAGGCCTGCTTCAGCCATAACTTCTGCACTAAGTGTAAGGAGGGATTGTACCTGCACAAGGGCCGCTGCTATCCAGCCTGTCCCGAGGGCTCCTCAGCTGCCAATGGCACCATGGAGTGCAGTAGTCCTG CGCAATGTGAAATGAGCGAATGGTCCCCATGGGGGCCCTGCTCCAAGAAGAAGAAGCTCTGTGGTTTCCGGAGGGGCTCCGAGGAGCGGACACGCAGGGTTCTCAATGCCCCTGGAGGGGACCATGCTGCCTGCTCTGACACCAAGGAGACCCGGAGGTGCACAGTGAGGAGGGTGCCATGTCCTGAGG ggcagaagaggaggaagggaggccaGGGCCGGCGGGAGAATGCCAACAGGAACCTGGCCAGGAAGGAGAGCAAGGAGGCGGGCACTGGCTCTCGAAGACGCaaagggcagcagcagcagcagcagcagcaagggaCGGTGGGGCCGCTCACATCTGCAGGGCCCGCCTAG